One window of the Brevundimonas goettingensis genome contains the following:
- a CDS encoding DUF5990 family protein — protein MTGITLRLTIADPVPGMIYSLQDQKSVPVGPVMATDAPLSFDVPVKLSDDNRLTGPFVRREGPERRFVYIAIGGQAGGHTTVSRRAKIDVHQLGALLDQARAGKVLAATLPGRDKDGLPACATVKPIEPWRAV, from the coding sequence ATGACGGGAATCACCCTGCGCCTGACCATCGCCGATCCGGTTCCCGGCATGATCTACAGCCTGCAGGACCAGAAGTCGGTTCCGGTCGGCCCCGTCATGGCCACGGACGCGCCCCTGTCCTTTGACGTGCCGGTGAAGCTGTCCGACGACAACCGGCTGACCGGCCCCTTCGTCCGGCGCGAGGGGCCGGAGCGGCGTTTCGTCTATATCGCCATCGGCGGGCAGGCCGGCGGCCATACGACGGTCAGCCGTCGCGCCAAGATCGACGTTCATCAGCTGGGCGCCCTGCTGGACCAGGCGAGGGCCGGAAAGGTGCTTGCGGCGACCCTCCCCGGCCGCGACAAGGACGGTCTTCCAGCCTGCGCGACGGTCAAACCCATCGAACCGTGGCGGGCCGTCTGA
- a CDS encoding YdcH family protein, with amino-acid sequence MTIEARIRELGNRHRQLDENIQRELIHPSSDPLQVRELKRRKLRLKEEITSLEARAG; translated from the coding sequence ATGACCATCGAAGCTCGTATCCGGGAGTTGGGAAATCGGCATCGTCAGCTGGATGAGAATATCCAGCGGGAGCTGATCCACCCGTCATCGGATCCGCTGCAGGTCAGGGAGCTCAAGCGAAGAAAGCTCCGATTGAAGGAGGAGATTACCAGTCTCGAGGCCCGGGCAGGGTAG
- a CDS encoding NUDIX hydrolase, which yields MSEPEPFDARQDLKDAPRVGGRMRPKDAATLILFRDGATGPEVLMGRRAPGHVFMASKWVFPGGRVERGDFTAASTGDLAEAARLEAEVPARRARALALAAIRETFEETGMMLARPAPAASVAGGWREFRAVGALPDLSVLTYVARAITPPGRPRRFDARFFMAEASGLLTPEPTAGSGELDEIAWMPLSEARTLELPAITRMVLGEAAERRADPGRIPPFVRFVRGSHIITRD from the coding sequence GTGAGCGAGCCCGAACCCTTTGACGCCCGGCAGGACCTGAAGGACGCCCCGCGCGTCGGCGGGCGGATGCGGCCCAAGGATGCGGCGACCCTGATCCTGTTCCGCGACGGAGCCACAGGCCCCGAGGTGCTGATGGGCCGCCGCGCGCCCGGGCATGTCTTCATGGCCTCGAAATGGGTCTTCCCCGGCGGTCGGGTCGAGCGCGGCGACTTCACCGCCGCTTCCACCGGCGATCTGGCCGAGGCCGCCCGGCTGGAGGCCGAGGTTCCCGCCCGCCGCGCCCGGGCCCTCGCCCTGGCCGCCATCCGCGAGACCTTCGAGGAGACCGGGATGATGCTGGCCCGCCCAGCCCCGGCCGCCTCCGTTGCGGGCGGCTGGCGCGAGTTCCGGGCCGTGGGCGCCCTGCCCGACCTGTCCGTCCTGACCTATGTCGCCCGCGCCATCACACCGCCGGGGCGCCCCCGCCGCTTCGACGCCCGCTTCTTCATGGCCGAGGCCTCGGGCCTGCTGACGCCCGAGCCCACCGCCGGATCGGGCGAGCTGGACGAGATCGCCTGGATGCCGCTTTCCGAGGCCAGGACGCTGGAACTGCCCGCCATCACCCGCATGGTGCTGGGCGAAGCCGCCGAGCGCCGCGCCGACCCCGGCCGCATCCCGCCCTTCGTCCGCTTCGTGCGCGGATCCCACATCATCACCCGGGACTGA
- a CDS encoding TIGR02444 family protein, translating to MSDGLWDWALKAYAAPGVADACLHLQDAAEQNVPLLLWAAWVAETGRRPVEDDIEAACDTARAWDGSAVSPLRAIRRTLKAPIPDIDDAAREAVREQIKAVELLAERKLLEALEALAPAPSGSPRRAIEGLVETARLWARVIPRPALVVLSERLPA from the coding sequence ATGAGCGACGGCCTCTGGGACTGGGCGCTCAAGGCCTATGCGGCGCCGGGCGTGGCGGACGCCTGCCTGCACCTGCAGGACGCGGCCGAACAGAATGTGCCCCTGCTGCTCTGGGCCGCCTGGGTCGCCGAGACCGGGCGGCGGCCGGTCGAGGACGACATAGAGGCCGCCTGCGACACGGCCCGGGCCTGGGACGGCAGCGCCGTCAGCCCCTTGCGCGCCATTCGCCGCACTCTGAAGGCGCCCATCCCCGACATCGACGATGCCGCGCGCGAGGCCGTGCGTGAACAGATCAAGGCGGTCGAGCTTCTGGCCGAGCGCAAGCTGCTGGAGGCGCTGGAGGCCCTGGCGCCCGCGCCGTCCGGCTCGCCGCGCCGCGCCATCGAGGGACTGGTCGAGACCGCGCGTCTCTGGGCCCGCGTCATCCCCCGTCCGGCGCTGGTTGTCCTGTCAGAGCGCCTTCCGGCCTGA
- a CDS encoding MFS transporter gives MKLNLPLLALAAGAFGIGVTEFAPMGLLPVMATDLGVSVPTAGLLISAYALGVMLGAPLMTLTTGRVPRRTLLIGLVGIFTLGNLLSAVSTDYTMLLIARVVTSLNHGAFFGVGSVVAAGLVAPNRRAGAVAAMFMGLTIANVIGVPLATWAGDVLGWRASFWGIAGIGALVMAALRLTLPALPAPTGGDVATELRVLTRGPVLSALALTVIGSSAMFTVFTYIAPILKEQTHASLGFVTAMLVTYGLGLTLGNWLGGRFADRSVDRTLIVTLAALAILLVAFAALMPFAGPSAVVIFLWGVASFALVPPLQVRVMTAAADAPNLASAVNIGAFNLGNAIGAALGGAVIAGGLGLPAVALAGAVAAAAGLVFALFLARPRRPIAAAA, from the coding sequence ATGAAACTGAACCTCCCCCTCCTCGCCCTCGCGGCCGGCGCCTTCGGCATCGGCGTCACCGAGTTCGCCCCCATGGGTCTGCTGCCCGTGATGGCGACGGATCTCGGCGTCTCCGTCCCCACGGCGGGCCTGCTGATCAGCGCCTATGCGCTCGGCGTCATGCTCGGCGCGCCCCTAATGACCCTGACCACCGGCCGGGTTCCCAGACGGACCCTGCTGATCGGGCTCGTCGGCATCTTCACCCTCGGCAATCTGCTGTCGGCGGTCTCGACCGACTATACGATGCTGCTGATCGCCCGGGTCGTGACCTCCCTGAACCACGGGGCCTTCTTCGGCGTCGGCTCGGTGGTGGCAGCGGGCCTCGTCGCCCCGAACCGAAGAGCGGGCGCGGTCGCGGCCATGTTCATGGGCCTGACCATCGCCAACGTCATCGGCGTGCCGCTGGCGACCTGGGCCGGAGACGTGCTCGGTTGGCGCGCCTCCTTCTGGGGCATCGCGGGCATCGGCGCCCTGGTCATGGCCGCCCTGCGCCTGACCCTGCCCGCCCTGCCGGCGCCCACCGGCGGCGACGTCGCGACAGAGCTGCGCGTTCTGACGCGGGGCCCGGTGCTCTCGGCCCTCGCCCTGACCGTGATCGGGTCCAGCGCCATGTTCACCGTCTTCACCTACATCGCCCCGATCCTGAAGGAGCAGACCCACGCCTCGCTCGGCTTCGTCACCGCCATGCTGGTGACCTACGGCCTCGGCCTGACACTCGGGAACTGGCTCGGCGGGCGGTTCGCGGACCGGTCGGTGGACCGCACCCTGATCGTCACCCTGGCCGCCCTCGCGATCCTGCTGGTCGCCTTCGCCGCCCTGATGCCCTTCGCAGGCCCCAGCGCGGTGGTGATCTTCCTGTGGGGCGTGGCCAGCTTCGCCCTCGTGCCGCCGCTGCAGGTCCGGGTCATGACCGCCGCCGCCGATGCGCCCAACCTGGCCTCGGCCGTCAACATCGGCGCCTTCAACCTCGGCAACGCCATCGGCGCGGCCCTGGGCGGGGCGGTGATCGCGGGCGGGCTCGGCCTTCCGGCCGTTGCCCTGGCCGGAGCCGTAGCCGCTGCGGCGGGTCTGGTCTTCGCCCTGTTCCTCGCCCGGCCGCGCAGGCCGATCGCGGCGGCCGCCTAG
- a CDS encoding UbiX family flavin prenyltransferase, which translates to MDPDVNGAVRNPATSGRPQDRARLVVGISGASGVIHGVRVLDALRELDVESHLVVTRAALLTLSQETDLTPDDLTGRADVTHRLNDVGASIASGSFRTLGMIVAPCSVRTMSEIATGVTSSLLTRAADVVLKERRPLVLMVRETPLHLGHLRTMTSLAEMGATIAPPLPAFYAKPTSIAEMVDQSVGRALDLFGLDWSPVKRWDGLKGPAEA; encoded by the coding sequence ATGGACCCTGATGTGAACGGAGCTGTACGGAACCCTGCGACCTCCGGTCGCCCCCAGGATCGGGCCCGGCTAGTGGTCGGAATTTCGGGGGCTTCGGGCGTGATCCACGGCGTTCGCGTGCTGGATGCCCTGAGGGAGCTGGACGTCGAAAGCCATCTGGTCGTGACCCGCGCGGCCCTGCTGACCCTGTCGCAGGAGACGGACTTGACGCCCGATGACCTGACCGGACGCGCCGATGTGACGCACCGGCTGAATGATGTCGGCGCTTCGATCGCCTCGGGCTCGTTCCGGACCCTGGGGATGATTGTCGCCCCCTGTTCGGTCCGGACCATGAGCGAAATCGCCACGGGGGTGACCTCGTCCCTCCTGACCCGCGCCGCCGACGTGGTGCTGAAAGAGCGGCGGCCGCTGGTGCTGATGGTGCGCGAGACGCCGCTGCACCTGGGTCATCTGCGGACCATGACGTCTCTGGCCGAGATGGGGGCGACCATCGCCCCGCCGCTGCCGGCCTTCTACGCCAAACCGACCTCCATCGCCGAGATGGTGGATCAGTCGGTCGGTCGGGCGCTGGACCTGTTTGGCCTCGACTGGTCGCCGGTGAAGCGCTGGGACGGCCTGAAGGGGCCCGCCGAGGCATGA
- a CDS encoding VOC family protein, with product MTDTHHIAAIVPASDLDASTAFYRRLGLEVTSDHGHYRLLDDSRGWRLHLNRVTGWPATVEDNPLGLYLYVEDVDAVADRVRDLIIEPGTPHLKPWGTYEFAVSDPNGTLVRIGRAVR from the coding sequence ATGACCGACACCCACCACATCGCCGCCATCGTCCCCGCCAGCGATCTGGACGCCAGCACCGCCTTCTATCGCCGGCTGGGGCTGGAGGTGACCAGCGATCACGGCCACTACCGGCTGCTGGACGACAGCAGGGGCTGGCGACTGCACCTGAACCGGGTCACCGGCTGGCCGGCGACGGTCGAGGACAATCCGCTGGGCCTCTACCTCTATGTCGAGGACGTCGACGCCGTCGCCGACCGGGTCCGCGACCTGATCATCGAGCCCGGCACGCCGCACCTGAAGCCCTGGGGGACGTATGAGTTCGCGGTCAGCGATCCCAACGGAACCCTGGTCCGCATCGGCCGCGCGGTTCGCTGA
- a CDS encoding aldo/keto reductase: MEYRQLGASGLRVPVLSFGTGTFGGSGPLFGAWGTSDVDEARRLIDICLEAGVNLFDTADVYSDGASERVLGEAIKGRRDQVLISTKTGLPTGDGPGDWGVSRSRLIRSVEDALERLHTDHIDLLQLHAFDASTPAEELLATLDTLVSAGKVRYTGVSNYPGWALMKAQAVAERDARPRFVAHQVYYSLIGRAYEADLMPLAADQNIGALVWSPLGWGRLTGRIRRDAPIPAGSRLHDTAVFAPPVEDEHLYRVVDALEAVAAETGKTVPQIALNWLLQRPTVSSVIIGARNEDQLRQNLGAVGWTLTPEQVALLDAASDVLPAYPHTPYRQQAGFVRLNPPLV; the protein is encoded by the coding sequence ATGGAATATCGTCAACTCGGCGCCTCGGGCCTTCGCGTGCCCGTTCTCAGCTTCGGCACGGGGACGTTCGGCGGCTCCGGACCGCTGTTCGGCGCCTGGGGGACCAGCGACGTCGACGAGGCCCGCCGCCTGATCGACATCTGCCTGGAGGCGGGGGTCAATCTGTTCGACACCGCCGACGTCTATTCCGACGGCGCCTCCGAGCGGGTGCTCGGCGAGGCCATCAAGGGGCGCCGCGATCAGGTGCTGATCTCGACCAAGACCGGCCTGCCGACTGGCGACGGCCCCGGCGATTGGGGCGTCTCACGCAGCCGGCTCATCCGTTCGGTCGAGGACGCGCTGGAGCGCCTCCACACCGACCATATCGACCTGCTTCAGCTCCACGCCTTCGACGCCTCGACCCCGGCCGAGGAGCTGCTGGCCACGCTTGATACGCTCGTGAGCGCGGGCAAGGTCCGTTACACCGGCGTGTCCAACTATCCGGGCTGGGCCCTGATGAAGGCGCAAGCGGTCGCCGAGCGCGACGCCCGCCCCCGCTTCGTCGCCCATCAGGTCTATTATTCCCTGATCGGCCGGGCCTATGAGGCCGACCTGATGCCGCTGGCGGCGGATCAAAACATCGGCGCCTTGGTCTGGAGCCCGCTCGGCTGGGGCCGCCTGACCGGCAGGATCCGCCGCGACGCCCCCATCCCGGCGGGCAGCCGCCTGCACGACACCGCCGTCTTCGCCCCGCCCGTCGAGGACGAGCACCTGTACCGCGTCGTCGATGCGCTGGAGGCCGTCGCCGCCGAGACCGGCAAGACCGTGCCCCAGATCGCCCTGAACTGGCTGCTGCAACGCCCCACCGTCTCCTCGGTCATCATCGGCGCCCGCAACGAGGACCAGCTGCGCCAGAACCTCGGAGCCGTCGGCTGGACCCTGACGCCCGAACAGGTCGCCCTGCTCGACGCCGCCAGCGATGTCCTGCCCGCCTATCCCCACACCCCCTATCGCCAGCAGGCCGGCTTCGTCCGCCTCAACCCGCCGCTCGTCTGA
- a CDS encoding YdcH family protein, whose product MNDDQPFLTDDELALHDEVKHLRQEHADLDAAIEALGHMPIPDQLRIARLKRKKLQLRDEIVKIESQILPDIIA is encoded by the coding sequence ATGAACGACGACCAACCTTTCCTGACTGACGACGAGCTGGCGCTGCACGACGAGGTCAAGCACCTGCGGCAGGAGCACGCCGACCTCGACGCCGCCATCGAGGCCTTGGGCCACATGCCGATCCCGGACCAGCTCCGCATCGCCCGGCTGAAGCGCAAGAAGCTGCAGTTGCGCGACGAGATCGTTAAGATCGAGAGCCAGATCCTGCCCGACATCATCGCCTAG
- the rpmG gene encoding 50S ribosomal protein L33: MAKPASIKIRLNSTADTGFFYVTKKNARTMTEKMVVNKYDPVARKHVQFKEGKIK; this comes from the coding sequence ATGGCCAAGCCAGCTTCTATCAAGATCCGCCTGAACTCGACCGCCGATACCGGCTTCTTCTACGTCACCAAGAAGAACGCCCGCACCATGACCGAGAAGATGGTCGTCAACAAATACGACCCGGTCGCGCGCAAGCACGTCCAGTTCAAGGAAGGCAAGATCAAGTAA
- a CDS encoding TetR/AcrR family transcriptional regulator, translated as MTYETQETDRRIRRTRAAISEAFIRLMFSRRYDAIRTADVIAEAGVGRSTFYEHFRNKDEVLVAVIDPLFIPLADAAVGRGDVYRLQAMLAHLWEQRSLGRMLFASGLLDKLQRKLAAMIAVRLEGMGREEPAALIAAGAAAGQLAMLKQWMTGEVACPVPDLARQLAKRTV; from the coding sequence ATGACCTATGAAACGCAGGAGACGGACCGACGCATACGCCGCACGCGGGCGGCGATCTCGGAGGCCTTCATCCGGCTAATGTTCTCGCGCCGCTATGATGCGATCCGCACGGCGGATGTGATCGCCGAAGCCGGGGTCGGGCGCTCGACCTTCTATGAGCATTTCCGCAACAAGGACGAGGTGCTGGTCGCGGTGATCGACCCCCTGTTCATCCCGCTGGCGGACGCCGCCGTCGGGCGCGGCGACGTCTACCGGCTGCAGGCCATGCTGGCCCATCTTTGGGAGCAGAGGTCGCTGGGGCGAATGCTGTTCGCCTCGGGCTTGCTGGACAAGCTGCAGCGCAAGTTGGCGGCGATGATCGCGGTGCGGCTTGAGGGGATGGGCCGGGAGGAGCCGGCCGCCCTGATCGCGGCCGGGGCGGCGGCGGGCCAGCTGGCCATGCTCAAGCAATGGATGACCGGCGAGGTTGCCTGCCCCGTCCCCGACCTGGCCCGGCAGCTGGCGAAGCGGACGGTCTAG
- a CDS encoding response regulator gives MSKKVLIVEDNELNMKLFHDLLDSQGYQTLQTREGLQAMALARQHMPDLILMDIQLPEISGLEVTKWLKDDEELAHIPVIAVTAFAMKGDEERIRQGGCEAYISKPISVMHFLETVRKHLGAPAPVTHR, from the coding sequence ATGTCCAAGAAAGTCCTCATCGTCGAGGATAACGAGCTGAACATGAAGCTGTTTCATGATCTGCTCGACTCGCAGGGGTATCAGACCCTGCAGACCCGCGAAGGTCTGCAGGCGATGGCTCTGGCGCGTCAGCACATGCCCGATCTGATTCTGATGGACATCCAGCTGCCCGAGATCTCGGGCCTCGAAGTCACCAAATGGCTGAAGGATGACGAGGAGCTGGCCCACATCCCCGTCATCGCCGTCACCGCCTTCGCCATGAAGGGGGATGAGGAGCGAATCCGCCAGGGCGGCTGCGAGGCCTATATCTCCAAACCCATCTCGGTGATGCATTTCCTCGAGACGGTGCGGAAGCATCTGGGCGCGCCGGCGCCGGTGACGCACCGATGA
- a CDS encoding LysR family transcriptional regulator has translation MNAQVQSGTDRAREMEVFAAVVDAGSLSAAGRRLGLTPSAVGRTVDRIEARLGVRLMIRTTRLLTLSAEGQSYLSAARRILADIEDAEQSVSDQGAPRGRLRVSAGLAHGRMVIVPLIREFTARHPHILIDIGLTDVVVDVAAGQADVAIRFGPLADSGLTARKLGETGRVVVASPDYLARRGEPEVPEDLLTHDCLNFNFRRAEPVWPFRRDGRDFALTVHGPVEANNGETLTQLARDGVGITRVGAFSAVDDIRDGRLVPLLEAFNPGDREPIHAVFVGGANMPARVRVFIDYLTERLA, from the coding sequence TTGAACGCACAGGTGCAGTCCGGAACGGATCGGGCGCGGGAGATGGAGGTCTTCGCCGCGGTGGTCGACGCCGGCAGTCTGTCGGCCGCAGGACGACGGCTGGGGCTGACGCCCTCGGCGGTCGGGCGGACCGTGGATCGGATCGAGGCCCGTCTGGGCGTGCGGCTGATGATCCGGACCACGCGGCTTCTGACCCTGTCGGCCGAGGGGCAATCCTATCTGTCGGCGGCGCGGCGCATTCTGGCGGATATCGAGGACGCCGAGCAATCGGTATCCGACCAGGGCGCGCCGAGGGGACGGCTGAGGGTCAGCGCGGGCCTGGCGCACGGGCGGATGGTCATCGTGCCCCTGATCCGGGAGTTCACCGCCCGCCATCCGCACATCCTGATAGACATCGGCCTGACCGATGTCGTGGTCGATGTGGCGGCGGGGCAGGCCGATGTGGCCATCCGCTTCGGTCCTCTGGCCGACAGCGGCCTGACGGCGCGCAAGCTGGGCGAGACCGGCCGGGTCGTGGTGGCCTCGCCGGACTATCTGGCGCGGCGGGGCGAGCCGGAGGTTCCGGAGGACCTGCTGACCCACGACTGCCTGAACTTCAACTTCCGCCGGGCCGAGCCGGTCTGGCCGTTCCGGCGCGACGGCCGCGACTTCGCCCTGACGGTGCATGGGCCGGTAGAGGCCAACAACGGCGAGACCCTGACCCAGCTGGCGCGGGACGGGGTCGGCATCACCCGGGTGGGCGCTTTCAGCGCCGTGGACGATATCCGCGATGGGCGGCTAGTCCCCCTGCTGGAGGCCTTCAACCCCGGCGACCGCGAGCCGATCCATGCGGTCTTCGTCGGCGGGGCCAATATGCCGGCGCGGGTTCGGGTCTTCATCGACTATCTGACGGAACGGCTGGCCTAG
- a CDS encoding DNA polymerase IV yields the protein MAITAICRDCLWNGAEAPGDGRCTDCGSRRMVCDPELDQLTIAHLDCDAFYASVEKRDRPELRDRPVIVGGGVRGVVSTCCYVARMYGVHSAMPMFKALKACPDATVIKPDFSKYVFESQRIFGFVGELTPLVQTLSLDEAWIDLAGTERLNGGPPALQLIRLMKRIEDETGLTVSIGLAPNRFLAKMASEMDKPRGFSVVSKRDAQAILAPRPVTALPHVGPVFGKTLRSDGFNTIGDLAAADVKDLAKRYGEAGLRLHDLSHARDNRPVRPDHDRKGMSAETTFNTDLTTAEALEEELWPLCEKLASKARRDGVASRVVVLKLRRTDFKIITRRITAPEPIQTARALFAIGRDLLKPELGRPYRLIGIGMADVVDAVEGPTGLFASTETRALKTETTIDKLRARFGKDAVVAGRALRK from the coding sequence TTGGCCATCACGGCGATCTGCCGCGACTGTCTGTGGAACGGAGCCGAGGCGCCGGGCGACGGGCGCTGCACGGACTGCGGTTCGCGGCGGATGGTCTGCGATCCCGAGCTCGACCAGCTGACCATCGCCCACCTCGATTGCGACGCCTTCTACGCCTCGGTGGAGAAGCGCGACCGGCCCGAACTCCGGGACAGGCCGGTCATCGTCGGCGGCGGGGTGCGGGGCGTGGTCTCGACCTGCTGCTATGTCGCGCGGATGTACGGCGTCCATTCGGCCATGCCGATGTTCAAGGCGTTGAAGGCCTGTCCCGACGCCACGGTCATCAAGCCCGACTTCTCGAAGTACGTCTTCGAATCGCAGCGCATCTTCGGCTTCGTCGGCGAGCTGACGCCGCTGGTCCAGACCCTGTCGCTGGACGAGGCCTGGATCGATCTGGCCGGCACCGAACGGCTGAACGGCGGTCCGCCGGCCCTGCAACTGATCCGGCTGATGAAGCGGATCGAAGACGAGACCGGCCTGACCGTCTCCATCGGCCTGGCCCCCAACCGCTTCCTGGCGAAGATGGCGTCCGAGATGGACAAGCCGCGCGGCTTCTCGGTCGTCTCGAAGCGTGACGCCCAGGCCATTCTCGCTCCCCGCCCCGTCACCGCCCTGCCCCATGTCGGGCCGGTGTTCGGCAAGACCCTGAGAAGCGACGGCTTCAACACCATCGGCGACCTGGCCGCCGCCGATGTGAAGGATCTGGCCAAACGCTATGGCGAGGCGGGCCTTCGGCTGCACGACCTCAGCCACGCCCGTGACAACCGGCCGGTGCGCCCCGACCACGACCGCAAGGGGATGAGCGCCGAGACCACCTTCAACACCGACCTGACCACCGCCGAGGCGCTGGAGGAGGAACTCTGGCCCCTGTGCGAGAAGCTGGCCTCCAAGGCCCGCCGCGATGGCGTCGCCAGCCGGGTCGTTGTGCTCAAGCTGCGCCGCACCGACTTCAAGATCATTACCCGCCGGATCACCGCGCCGGAGCCGATCCAGACCGCCCGCGCCCTGTTCGCCATCGGCCGCGACCTGCTCAAGCCCGAGCTCGGCCGTCCCTACCGCCTGATCGGCATCGGCATGGCGGATGTGGTCGATGCGGTGGAAGGGCCCACGGGCCTGTTCGCCTCCACCGAAACCCGCGCCCTCAAGACCGAGACCACCATCGACAAGCTGCGCGCCAGGTTCGGCAAGGACGCGGTGGTGGCGGGTCGGGCGTTGCGAAAGTAG
- a CDS encoding PleD family two-component system response regulator, giving the protein MTARILVVDDVEPNVRLLEAKLTLEYYDVLTCQDGLTALKLASAEKPDIILLDVMMPGMDGFETCKRLKADPETRHIPVVLVTALDGREDRIKGLEAGADDFLTKPLDDLVLFARVRSLVRLKLIMDELREREESGRRLGVSTDGAGRLRGSGGRVLIVDDNERQSAKIVEELAREHRPVVETDAGAALIASKGLIDLMIVNTVADSFDGLRLIAQVRSAEPTRHLPILAIVDAAERPRLVKALELGVNDILSRPIDSEELAARARTQIRRKRYTDFLREKLDYSLEMAVTDALTGLHNRRYMAGQLQAFVQRANHGGDPVAVLVLDIDHFKSVNDGFGHDAGDEVLTEFAVRLATNVRAVDLPCRLGGEEFVVVMPDTSLADAHRIADRIRRDIGLAPFRVMGGKEHLTVTVSIGVSASLGSDDTPEALLKRADEGVYEAKASGRNQVIARAA; this is encoded by the coding sequence ATGACCGCGCGCATACTGGTCGTCGACGACGTCGAGCCGAACGTCCGCCTGCTCGAGGCCAAGCTGACGCTCGAATACTACGACGTCCTGACCTGTCAGGACGGTCTGACGGCGCTGAAGCTGGCCTCGGCCGAGAAGCCGGACATCATCCTGCTGGACGTCATGATGCCCGGCATGGACGGGTTCGAGACCTGCAAGCGACTGAAGGCCGATCCGGAGACGCGTCATATTCCGGTGGTTCTGGTCACCGCCCTGGACGGTCGCGAGGACCGGATCAAGGGGCTGGAGGCGGGCGCCGACGACTTCCTGACCAAGCCGCTGGACGATCTGGTGCTGTTCGCCCGGGTCCGGTCGCTGGTCCGGCTGAAACTGATCATGGACGAGCTGCGCGAGCGCGAGGAGAGCGGCCGCCGGCTGGGCGTCTCCACCGACGGCGCGGGCCGTCTGCGCGGCTCGGGCGGCCGGGTCCTGATCGTCGACGACAACGAGCGCCAGTCGGCCAAGATCGTCGAGGAGCTGGCGCGCGAGCACCGGCCGGTGGTCGAGACCGACGCGGGCGCGGCCCTGATCGCCTCCAAGGGGCTGATTGACCTGATGATCGTCAATACGGTCGCCGACAGCTTCGACGGCCTGCGCCTGATCGCCCAGGTGCGGTCGGCCGAACCGACACGCCACCTGCCCATTCTGGCCATCGTCGACGCCGCCGAACGGCCGCGTCTGGTCAAGGCGCTGGAGCTGGGCGTCAACGACATCCTGTCCCGCCCGATCGATTCGGAAGAATTGGCGGCCCGGGCGCGGACCCAGATCCGCCGCAAGCGCTACACCGACTTCCTGCGCGAGAAGCTGGACTACAGCCTCGAGATGGCGGTCACCGACGCCCTGACCGGTCTGCACAACCGCCGCTACATGGCCGGCCAGCTGCAGGCCTTCGTCCAGCGCGCCAACCACGGCGGCGATCCGGTCGCGGTGCTGGTGCTGGACATCGACCACTTCAAGTCGGTCAACGACGGCTTCGGCCATGACGCCGGGGACGAGGTCCTGACCGAGTTCGCCGTGCGGCTGGCGACCAATGTCCGCGCGGTGGACCTGCCCTGCCGTCTGGGCGGTGAGGAGTTCGTGGTGGTCATGCCCGACACCAGCCTCGCCGACGCCCACCGCATCGCCGACCGCATCCGCCGCGACATCGGCCTGGCCCCGTTCCGGGTCATGGGCGGCAAGGAACATCTGACCGTCACGGTCTCGATCGGGGTTTCGGCCTCGCTCGGCAGCGACGACACGCCCGAAGCCCTGCTCAAGCGGGCCGACGAAGGCGTCTATGAGGCCAAGGCCTCGGGCCGCAACCAGGTCATCGCCAGAGCCGCGTGA